From a region of the Osmia lignaria lignaria isolate PbOS001 chromosome 1, iyOsmLign1, whole genome shotgun sequence genome:
- the sif gene encoding guanine nucleotide exchange factor still life isoform X2, whose product MGNKLSCSCAPLIKKAYRYEDSPWQAGAKGVMGGSGGRRGDTGHLLRCGSLRERKRLWAEVFHVSASGAGTVKWQQVSEDLVPVNITCIQDSPECIFHITAYNSQVDKILDVRLVQPGTRIGQASECFVYWKDTMTNDTWGLNFTSPIDAKQFRECCSPSFKISRKASSSYSLKLEPPNKQKIKTRRKPLSTPASPSRSREPQCTCMTPEQFARLRNQEARYRSFIGTSTLPRTMARSTEMEMTPAREKITAATSSASLYDNVNNANATPGKTGKVNETTKQQKDKQNETCQTTGKTANVGIETVTVGSQIDSPEEKGVSSMSSISPKKSQKQSQDTSTQQNGSEMLKSEGTQAGGTLQNKSLRKEQLHHTKSADYTDLEMQNGNIFNIVNNNQSAKKSKSKSTDDMRIENAQNGGISLDSNTLKRMLKPMSSIESPVTSPEMTRKRHSHHSYHYHPSNNNQKYMMQETDNENYAHPYRAPPYTNKFQVSRSVHDMGRQNAGGRGRTYLDSERNRCTGDMSPPSDNVIFDNQCYATTPSSSNGNSDMEQPTHCNSRRCNAGQTYQQQGMQSVSTPGSPTSRLLLEYEMHLRNTLAQGMDAESYSLRTFEALLTQSMENLEFAENIPLNVQRTPHVSRRRSVSNKSSTLPLSYRYCNERQNSKDSRDGYYSDRNEIIRERRERDRDRDRDRDRDRDRDRDRDRDRDRDRDRDRERERDIDRDRGYLSDYNSRCASCIGESARAQWFRHSDGWQSGSSTLGSGASSSMNPSYSGHKRESPWDSLPSLRHEGSLNDSGYKSNRTDSLEQRGTFDRQDSVRSDYMSDRDGGRYGIVQQASLESTDSRLCYLTSSEMSDDDRMSLTTAVSDDDDGESVINSPYRGKQTGTAAASFNCTGAVRKAGFLSVKKWLLRKKQQIELARKRGWKGYWVCLKGTTLLFYPCDSQESRAMEAAPKHLIIVDGAIMQPIPEHPKRDYIFCLSTAFGDAYLFQAPCQVELENWVNSIHSACAAAFARHRGKTGTLHLLQEEIFRLEKAIESDHKLKHMADLQQSVVSDVETKQQITNQIVKWEENLERLHCEQFRLRCYMASLQSGELPNPKSLLTHVSRATKQTLNKLGVFTVSSFHAFICARSPSLLNNLLAGRGATKRRPPLLSRSNSGSSRRSLQISSRDDEKTVKVCVPENQLVSVFLRDAMTVEEFLASACNRKNLNPMEHFVRVKKRRDMEDHNYFVPHRTDLIDTYLHTHEIVEVCAKILYQVELQRNTLEQMWGFSVEAELIENSDRQDELCCYVSRVEDKSVAMQNGIIKGDEIMVINGAIVSDLDMMYLESVLQEEFGLCMMMRSSRTEPPDLTGIMRVTDDIIESLVCPPPPSDPPVISEEMISGLIVPAPGWSKESIVQECTSTAHLENGKQTSRTNSFEIENLLKTAEQVTGICRSPGETRKSSPTGSVVSSHSQALTPSRQLSDAEKLKKVILELVETERTYVKNLNNLLENYLEPLKRETFLSNAEINALFGNIQEIITFQRQFLQNLDHAIEMEADFHNFDHPSQFKGVLFSIGSAFLYYVNHFKLYSSFCASHSKAQKVLHPNEGNQALQEFLQARNPRQQHSSTLESYLIKPIQRIVKYPLLLQQLRNLTDERSEEHQHLIEAFKGMEKVAEHINEMQRIHEEYGAIFDHLFRQHQKSCKQPIDLSPGDLLYYGGVDWLNISDFLGKIKKGLELHAMCFVFKSAVVFLCKERLRQKKKLMGVSTKANSSEVEIIRYQVLIPVTEVQVRASSAKDMESHFLWELIHLRSQLQRRSEKVYVLSNSTTEFRNAFLRTIRQIIRESVRNMSIPSTRQNLSQPPMTISPRMSTGHVEKFEKQTTSQGQNNGGGNGAGTGTGSLSKKTVKPQLLPTSHNVKRKYSQSKQTMEPESSEDKDVEESNTVNQQQTVFRSRSKTISDTSGEVKVEMDSGTKSEGEEDSQAFLGEKKANLGRTPNHLTLSTTSTISAGSTGSQARLIQSSHQPENYQPITVKELGSPIWKPRELPSLGESTTLPRKGKSASEFGDITSSHSASRKSLIEINNCAQQSNCNNHV is encoded by the exons ATGGGCAATAAGTTATCTTGCAGTTGTGCTCCTCTTATCAAAAAAGCGTATCGTTACGAAGATTCTCCATGGCAAGCTGGGGCTAAGGGCGTAATGGGCGGCAGCGGAGGTCGCAGGGGTGACACTGGCCACTTGCTCAGGTGCGGAAGCTTAAGAGAAAGGAAGAG GCTGTGGGCGGAAGTGTTCCATGTGAGTGCGAGCGGTGCAGGAACCGTCAAGTGGCAgcaggtctctgaagatttagTTCCTGTAAATATCACCTGCATCCAAGATTCGCCGGAATGCATTTTCCATATTACCGCGTACAACAGTCAGGTGGACAAAATTTTAGACGTGCGATTGGTTCAACCAG GAACACGTATCGGCCAAGCATCCGAGTGTTTTGTTTACTGGAAAGACACAATGACTAACGATACCTGGGGGTTGAATTTCACTTCTCCGATAGATGCCAAACAATTCAGAGAGTGTTGC TCACCGTCGTTCAAGATTTCAAGGAAAGCGTCCTCTTCTTACTCGTTGAAGCTCGAACCACCAAACAAACAGAAGATTAAAACACGGAGGAAGCCTCTATCGACGCCAGCTTCACCGAGCAGATCCAGGGAGCCTCAGTGTACTTGTATGACCCCGGAACAATTTGCCAGACTGAGAAATCAAGAAGCTCGATACCGAAGTTTCATCG GTACTTCGACTCTTCCAAGAACTATGGCGCGATCCACAGAGATGGAGATGACCCCGGCTCGCGAGAAGATCACCGCGGCAACGTCGAGCGCCTCTCTTTACGACAATGTGAATAATGCAAATGCGACACCAGGGAAAACGGGAAAGGTTAACGAAACGACGAAACAACAAAAAGACAAGCAAAACGAAACGTGTCAGACTACGGGAAAAACGGCAAATGTTGGCATCGAAACGGTCACCGTTGGATCACAG ATCGATAGTCCGGAGGAGAAAGGCGTGTCGTCGATGTCGTCGATCTCGCCGAAAAAGTCTCAGAAACAAAGCCAAGATACGTCGACTCAACAAAATGGTAGCGAAATGTTGAAATCAGAAGGTACCCAAGCCGGTGGTACGTTACAAAACAAGTCGTTACGGAAGGAGCAATTACATCATACGAAATCAGCCGATTATACAGATCTGGAGATGCAAAATGGTAACATTTTCAATATAGTGAACAATAATCAGAGTGCAAAGAAATCGAAAAGCAAAAGCACGGACGACATGAGGATCGAGAACGCGCAAAACGGTGGAATCAGTTTAGATTCAAACACTTTAAAAAGAATGCTGAAACCTATGTCGAGCATCGAGAGTCCCGTTACATCGCCCGAGATGACCAGAAAGAGGCATAGTCACCACAGTTATCATTATCATCCGAGCAATAACAATCAGAAGTACATGATGCAAGAGACTGATAACGAAAACTACGCGCATCCGTATCGAGCTCCGCCGTATACCAACAAATTCCAGGTTTCTAGGAGCGTGCACGACATGGGACGTCAAAATgctg GCGGCAGGGGCAGGACCTATTTAGATTCGGAACGTAATCGGTGCACGGGTGACATGTCGCCGCCGTCGGATAATGTGATTTTCGATAATCAGTGTTACGCCACTACGCCAAGTTCGTCGAATGGTAATTCGGACATGGAACAACCGACTCACTGCAATTCGCGTCGTTGTAACGCTGGCCAGACATATCAACAACAAGGCATGCAATCGGTTTCAACGCCTGGCAGTCCTACCAGTAGACTTCTTCTTGAATACGAGATGCACCTAAGAAACACGTTGGCTCAGGGTATGGACGCCGAGAGTTACAGTTTGCGTACCTTTGAAGCATTACTCACGCAAAGTATGGAAAATCTGG AATTCGCAGAGAATATACCGTTAAACGTTCAACGCACACCTCATGTTTCGCGAAGGC GCTCTGTTTCCAATAAATCGTCCACTTTACCGTTGTCCTATCGCTATTGCAACGAAAGGCAAAACAGTAAAGACAGTAGAGATGGTTATTACAGCGATCGGAACGAAATAATACGAGAAAGAAGGGAGAGAGATAGAGACAGGGACAGGGATAGGGATAGGGATAGAGACAGAGACAGAGACAGAGACAGAGACAGAGACCGGGACAGAGatagagacagagaaagagaaagagacatCGATCGAGATCGTGGATATCTCAGTGATTATAATTCCAG ATGCGCAAGCTGTATCGGAGAATCGGCACGCGCCCAGTGGTTTCGACATTCCGATGGATGGCAGTCGGGTAGTTCGACTCTCGGTTCTGGTGCTTCCAGTTCAATGAATCCCAGTTACTCTGGACATAAACGTGAATCTCCGTGGGATTCTTTGCCATCGTTGAGACACGAAGGCAGCCTAAACGATAGCGGATACAAATCCAACCGAACCGATTCTCTGGAACAAAG GGGCACTTTCGATAGACAAGACAGCGTGAGATCGGATTACATGTCCGATAGAGATGGTGGTAGATACGGAATCGTTCAACAAGCTTCTCTGGAGAGTACAGACTCGAGACTATGCTACTTGACGTCTTCGGAG ATGTCGGACGACGACAGAATGTCGCTAACTACCGCTGTCAGTGACGATGACGATGGTGAGAGTGTGATAAACTCACCCTACCGGGGAAAGCAGACTGGCACGGCTGCAGCTTCGTTTAATTGCACAGGGGCAGTTCGAAAGGCTGG ATTTCTGAGCGTGAAGAAATGGCTACTGAGGAAGAAGCAGCAGATCGAATTAGCCAGGAAAAGAGGCTGGAAAGGTTATTGGGTTTGTTTAAAGGGGACTACGCTTCTCTTCTATCCGTGCGACTCGCAAGAAAGCAGAGCCATGGAAGCGGCGCCAAAGCATTTGATTATAGTGGACGGCGCGATAATGCAACCGATCCCGGAACATCCGAAAAGAGATTACATATTTTGCTTGAGTACAGCGTTCGGCGATGCATACTTGTTTCAA GCACCGTGTCAGGTGGAACTGGAAAATTGGGTGAATAGCATACACTCGGCGTGCGCTGCTGCGTTCGCGCGTCACCGTGGTAAAACTGGAACTCTTCATTTGCTGCAAGAAGAGATATTTCGGCTGGAAAAGGCAATCGAATCG GATCACAAGCTAAAGCACATGGCGGATCTTCAGCAGTCCGTTGTGTCCGACGTGGAGACGAAGCAACAAATTACCAATCAGATTGTGAAATGGGAAGAAAATTTAGAGCGATTACACTGCGAGCAATTTCGACTGAGATGCTACATGGCTAGTCTTCAAAGCGGCGAATTACCTAATCCGAAA AGTTTATTAACGCACGTATCTCGTGCCACCAAGCAAACGCTGAACAAACTAGGAGTCTTTACGGTTTCCTCCTTCCACGCTTTCATATGCGCTCGCAGTCCCTCGTTACTGAATAATTTACTGGCCGGACGTGGAGCTACCAAAAGAAGACCCCCGTTGCTATCGAGATCGAATAGTGGATCCAGCAGAAGATCCCTTCAAATTTCCTCCAGAGACGATGAGAAGACTGTAAAAGTATGCGTACCGGAAAATCAG TTGGTCTCTGTATTTTTGCGGGACGCTATGACGGTTGAGGAATTCCTTGCAAGCGCTTGCAATCGAAAAAATCTCAACCCGATGGAACATTTTGTTCGCGTGAAAAAACGACGAGACATGGAAGATCACAACTATTTCGTACCTCATAGAACCGACTTGATTGACACCTAC TTGCATACGCACGAAATCGTTGAAGTTTGCGCAAAAATCTTGTACCAAGTAGAATTACAAAGGAACACCCTCGAGCAAATGTGGGGCTTTTCCGTTGAAGCAGAACTTATCGAAAATTCTGATCGGCAAGATGAATTATGTTGTTACGTTAGCAGAGTCGAAGATAAAAGTGTCGCGATGCAAAACG GAATTATTAAAGGCGATGAAATCATGGTGATCAACGGTGCTATAGTGAGCGATTTAGACATGATGTATTTGGAAAGCGTGCTGCAAGAAGAGTTTGGTCTTTGCATGATGATGCGATCGTCTCGAACCGAACCACCGGATCTCACCGGCATAATGAGGGTTACCGATGACATAATCGAAAGCTTGGTTTGTCCACCTCCACCTTCCGATCCACCCGTTATAAGCGAGGAAATGATTTCCGGTTTAATCGTTCCGGCTCCTGGATGGA GTAAGGAAAGCATCGTGCAAGAGTGTACGTCGACGGCTCATTTGGAAAATGGTAAACAAACGTCTCGCACAAATtcgtttgaaattgaaaatttattgaaaaccgCGGAACAAGTGACAGGGATCTGTCGATCGCCCGGTGAGACTAGAAAATCTAGTCCTACGGGAAGCGTTGTTAGTTCCCATTCCCAAGCGTTAACGCCAAGTCGCCAATTAAGCGATGCTGAAAAACTGAAGAAAGTGATTTTAGAATTGGTCGAGACCGAACGCACTTACGTAAAG AATTTAAACAACTTACTGGAGAATTATCTAGAGCCGCTTAAACGAGAAACTTTTCTATCGAACGCTGAGATAAACGCACTATTTGGAAATATTCAAGAGATCATTACGTTTCAACGACAATTTCTGCAAAATCTCGATCACGCGATCGAAATGGAAGCTGATTTTCATAACTTTGACCATCCGAGTCAATTTAAG GGTGTCCTGTTTTCCATTGGAAGTGCCTTTTTGTACTACGTAAATCACTTCAAGTTGTACAGCTCGTTTTGCGCGAGTCACTCTAAAGCGCAAAAAGTTTTACATCCAA ACGAAGGAAATCAAGCTTTACAAGAGTTCCTGCAAGCTAGAAATCCAAGGCAACAACACTCGTCGACGTTGGAGTCGTACTTGATAAAACCTATTCAAAGGATAGTCAAGTATCCTTTGCTTTTGCAACAGCTACGAAATCTGACCGACGAGCGAAGCGAGGAACATCAACACTTGATCG AGGCTTTCAAGGGTATGGAAAAAGTGGCAGAACACATAAACGAGATGCAAAGAATTCACGAGGAATACGGAGCTATTTTCGATCACTTATTCAGACAACATCAAAAATCTTGTAAACAG CCGATCGATTTAAGTCCAGGAGATTTGTTATATTACGGAGGCGTCGACTGGCTGAATATTTCCGATTTTCTCGGTAAAATCAAGAAAGGCTTGGAATTGCACGCAATGTGTTTTGTTTTCAAATCGGCGGTAGTGTTTCTGTGCAAGGAGAGACTAAGGCAAAAGAAGAAGCTTATG GGAGTTTCGACCAAAGCAAATTCCAGCGAAGTCGAAATAATTCGCTACCAAGTGCTGATTCCCGTGACAGAAGTACAAGTTAGAGCTAGTTCAGCCAAAGATATGGAATCACATTTTTTGTGGGAGTTGATTCATTTACGAAGTCAATTACAAAGGAGATCAGAGAAAGTGTACGTGCTTTCCAACAG CACTACAGAATTTCGAAACGCATTTTTGAGAACGATTCGTCAAATTATTCGAGAATCGGTACGAAACATGAGCATACCATCGACCAGACAGAATTTAAGCCAACCACCAATGACTATTTCACCGCGAATGTCAACCGGCCACGTggagaaatttgaaaaacagACAACGAGTCAAGGACAGAATAATGGTGGTGGGAACGGTGCTGGCACGGGTACCGGAAGTTTATCGAAGAAAACGGTAAAACCGCAATTACTACCGACTTCGCATAACGTGAAACGAAAATATAGTCAATCGAAACAGACGATGGAGCCGGAAAGTTCCGAAGATAAGGATGTGGAGGAATCGAACACGGTGAATCAGCAGCAAACCGTGTTTCGTTCCAGGAGCAAAACCATAAGCGACACATCCG GAGAAGTAAAAGTTGAAATGGATTCAGGAACAAAGTCCGAAGGCGAAGAAGACTCGCAAGCTTTTTTAGGTGAGAAGAAGGCGAACTTGGGTCGCACTCCGAATCATTTGACTTTGAGCACCACTTCAACAATTTCAGCAGGAAGTACCGGTAGTCAAGCCAGATTGATCCAATCTTCCCATCAACCGGAAAATTATCAACCAATTACCGTGAAAGAACTTG GTTCGCCAATTTGGAAACCACGGGAACTACCTTCCTTAGGAGAGTCAACAACATTGCCGCGTAAGGGTAAGTCGGCCAGCGAGTTTGGAGACATAACGTCGTCCCATAGCGCCTCCCGAAAGTCTCTGATAGAAATCAATAATTGTGCTCAACAATCTAACTGTAATAACCATGTTTAA